CAGCACTCTCTGCAGGAAGCTCAATCCCCGTCTTTAAGCCAAAGCCGAAAATTGTTTGCAATTTCTTCCTATACCAATTCGGACCTAAACGAGCGATTATTTTTTCTACAAGTCTAGAAACATAGATGTTTGAAGACTTTTGGATCGCCATCTCCATGTTTAAAAAGCTGTATAAGCGAGTATCTGTAATTGGCTTAGAACGCCCAGGGAAAACCCCATTTGCTGTAGCCATTTTCTCTTCAGGATCAAAAAGAGGAGCTTCCCCACGATCTTGCAATTCATCATTAGCGACAAGGGCAAGAGCAACTGTCACAGCTTTCATTACAGAGCCTGGTTCGTTAGCATCAGTTGCTGCCTTCACTTTCGTATGCTCTATCAGGAGTGGATCATTAAAGTATTTTTGATAATATGAAGGATCGAAAAAAGGGTACTGAGCTAAAACATAAATCTCTCCAGTAAAGGGCTGCATCATAACGACCCACCCCCCCTTAGCCTTAAATTGCTTTACCCCTTTAGCGAGCTCTTCTTCAGCGATAGCTTGCAAAACATGGTTGACTGTAAGATAGACATCTGCCCCATTTTGAGGGTAAACAGAGACATCATCAATTTCCATCGCATGGCGGGGAGAGCGCATCAATTTTTTTTTGCCGGGTTTTCCCTGTAAATAGGAGTTGAGGTAAAGTTCAAGCCCTCCCGTCGGAACCGCCTGCTCATTTTCATCTTTGACATTTTGTACGGTATGCAACACTTGCCCAAGCAATGGACCAAACGGATAGGAGCGTTGATAATCTGAAACAAAATAAAGAGCATTTCTAGCAATTTTATTCTCTTTGGCAAAAGGTCCCCACCATTTTAAAATTCTTTCTTTTGTGTCAAATTTTAACCACATCTGAAGCTTGCGGTTGCGGCTTTTTTTATAAAACTGCTTTTTAAAAGAACTTTTTTGTCTAGCTGGAACGTCTAAAATAGCTATTAGCTGATCCGCAATTGCTTTTTTCTTAGCCTCGGGGATTGAATTTGGATCAATGTGCAAGTGATATTTTTCGATGTCGACAACAAATTTTTGGTTTTTTTCTTCTCCAATTTTTTTGACCGCGTGGTTAGCATAGAAGGCGCCTCTTGCCGCAGGTTCCTTCACCTCAAAAAAATGTTGCCTATCGGCAATCTTGGACCATTTAACCCCTTCAAGAATTTGGATGTGAAAAAACTGGACAAGGAGGAGCGAAAATAGAAAAAAAACAGCGAGGGATAGGATAAAAAGTCGTTTACGCCCTTTTTCAATCATCGAACCTCGATGACTGTGATTTCAGAGTTTATTGGAAATTTTAAATGGCTGTATTCATTCCTTTTTACAAGTTCCATCAGATGCGATGGGCTTTCAAATCGATCCACTTCATACTGAAGTAACGTATTTTTTTCTTTTATTTCTCGTAATTCTTTTTTTAAAATAGGGATTTTAAGCCTCTCTTCTATGACTTTATTTAGATGATCGATGTAGGTATAGAGGGCCAGAGTAAGAGCAAAGAGACAAATAAAGATATGGGATAAAAGTTTCACAGTTTCTCTATCGCTCTCAGTTTAGCGCTTCGACTCCTCGGATTCATCTCCATCTCCTCCGTTGAGGGCTCTACCGGTTTTCGAGTTAGCACTACCGCTTCAGGGATTTTATCTAAAAACATGCCCCCTATTCCTGAGGTGCTAATCTTATCGCTTTCAGCATCTTTAAAAAAATGTTTCACAATGCGATCTTCTAAACTATGAAAAGTAATTACTGCCAAACGCCCACCTGGGCTTAAAACTTTTAAGGAAGCCGCTAAAAATTGTTCTAGTTTTCTTAATTCTTGATTCACAGCAATTCTAATTGCTTGAAATGTGCGTGTTAAAGGATGTATTTTAGATTTTTTTAACCATATAGGCTCTCTTAACACAGGATCTAGTAATGCAACCAATTCCAACGTTGTTTTAATGGGCTTTAATTTTCTCTCTCTAATAATTACTTGGACAACCTTTCGCCATTTTTTCTCTTCGCCATAAACTTTAAGGATATGCCCAAGGTCTCTTTCTCCCCAGGAATTAACAATTTCTTCCGCCGTTAGCGTTTGTCTTTGGTCCATTCTCATATCCAGGGGACCGTCTCGTAAAAAACTAAACCCTTTCTCTGGCATATCCAACTGCATGGAAGAAACTCCTAAATCCACTAAAATTCCCTCAACGTGCTTTACATTAGCAAGAGTCAGAATTTCTTCAATTTCAGCAAAATTTTTATGAAAAAATAAAGTTTTTTCTTCGTAGGGTGCTAACCGCTTGGAGGCAATTTTTAAGGCTATTTCATCTTGATCAACCCCCACAAATTGTTGTAATTCAGGATGTTGCTTTAAAAAAGCTTCGGCATGCCCCCCAGCTCCTAGAGTCCCATCAACAAAAGTTTTTAAAGGTTTATCTTTGAAAATATTTAAGCATTCATCTAAGAGTACGGATTGGTGGGCATTCATAAATTAAGTCTTTTTTTGCAAAAACAGCTGGTTTTGTTAAGATATTAATAGAGATTTAACTTGTTTAAAAGAATATTATTCTGCAAGTATAGGTGGCTCTGCAGTTCCGAAGAGCGCGAGGGCTTTTTCAATATAAGCACAATGTAGGTATCACATGGCCACAATTGATCAGCTCGACATGAGCGTCCACAGTAATTATGCTCTCAGAATTATGCTAACAGAGCAGATTAACAGCCAACTGAGGCTGACTGAAGCTTCCAGCATTCCTCCTCAAATTCAAATGGTGGACATTTATCCTAAGCTTTCAGAATTGGATTTGCTTTTAGGCATTGTCCCCCTAGCAACCCCCTGGGCATTTTTCTATCCTCCCAAAAAGTTCCAAACAATCCGGAGAAATCCTTTTTCCTTTTTTAGAGTGGGACCAAGCTTTGGATCGTTGGAACATCAAGCGGAAGAAGAGGCAAAACTTGCTCAAATTCCCGTTAATACTTCTGAAGAAATAGCGGAAAAGCAAATCTTATCAGGTTGTTTGAAGCAAATGAACAAAATTAATGACATGCTATCTTACATTATTGGTCGCATGGGACAATTTCTCCAAGGGTAATAAATGAGTAAAATTAATTGGCAGAGATCTTTAGGATGGTCTGAAGATCAACTTGAAGATTTACGCTATGCTGGCTACGCCTATATTCGTCAGGGCAAATATGACATTGCCTTATCTTTTTTTGAAGCACTTACGGTGCTAGATCCTAGCAGCTCTTATGATGCACAAACTCTCGGGGCTATTTATCTTCAGATGAATAATCCTATAAAAGCTCTGAAATGTTTTGATAAAGCGCTAAAATTGGAAGCAGAGCATGCCCCTACCCTTCTCAATGTGACCAAAGCCTTATTTATGATTGGAAAAAAAGGTGAGGGTTTAAAGCTTGCCCATATTCTAGAGCGGGAGCCCGACCGAGAGATTGCCAATGTCGCTAAAGCCCTCATTTTAGCCTATAGCTAATCCTTCCATAAATTTACTCTTTAAATTTTTAAAATTTTCTTTAAAGAATCGCAGATATAATCCACATTTTCTTCTGTAAGCTCATAATACAAAGGAAACGAGAGGGCTTCTCGATAATATTTCTCCATTTCGGGAAAGTATTCGCTAATATCACCCATATAGCTATAGCAAGGCATTTTATAGAGGGGCAAGTAATGATACTGTGTTCCAATATTTTTCCTTTTCAGTTCACTCATGAGCATTGTTTTAGAAATGCCAAAACGGGTTTCATCAATTTGTACGACAAATAGATGATAGGCACTTTGAGAATCATACTTCTTATCAAATAATTTTATGCCTGGGAGCCCTTCTAAATTACTGCGATAGCGTTTGACAAGCTGGCGCCTTTTGGCAATAAAACTCTCAATTTTTTTCAATTGCGAAATTCCTAAAGCTGCCTGCATCTCAGTGAGATGATAATTATTTGAAGGGATAACTACTTCATAGTACCATGGGGCTTCCTTGCCTTTTAAATACTTTTGTTCCCGTACAATTCCGCTATTCCTAATTACCTGCAATCGGTGATACATTTCTGGATCGTTTGTTGTCACCATCCCTCCTTCCCCCGATGTAATTTGTTTGACGGGATGAAAACTAAAAATGGTCATCAAGCTGCTACAACAGGATCCTACTTTTTTCCCATTAGGATAATAAGAGCCTAAAGCATGCGCCGCATCCTCGATAATCGTCACCTTTGAGGTTTTAATGCTTTTGTCTAGGAGAGGAATATCCACGGCGATTCCAGAAAAATGAACAGGCAATATAAAAAGTTTCCCTCTCGTAGATTGGTGTTCTAGATTATTCTTTATCAGATTCAGATCCATATTACCGCTAGATCGATTGATATCAATAAAAAGCGGCTTGGCCCCTAGCTCTGTTCCTGCAGCTACTGTCGCTATGAAAGTATTGGGGGTGACAATGATCTGATCGGAAGCGTTCATGCCTGCAGCCTTGTACGCACCCGCTAAAGCGGTAGACCCGCTAGAAAAAGCAACTGCAAAAGAAGCTCCAACATAACGAGCAATCCTCTCTTCGAATTCCTTCACTCTACTTCCGCGGGTAATTACAGGAGCCATCAAGCTTTTCGAGACAGCCTGAAGATCATTTTCATCAATTGATTGTTTTGCGTAAGGGAAAAAATCCATTGGAACCTGCTATTTGAATAAAATTTCTACATAAATGTTTTGCTGCAAAAATAATACTTTATTTTTTTCAATTTAGCCTTCTTTTTTTCGACAATGCGTGAGCCATTTTGAAGATAGCCATTTTTTTCCTTTTGTGTTCGTCCCCCCATACCTATTTTTTTAGATCAATATACGAAAGCTTTTTTAAAAAATAAGCATTTACAGAAGATCGCTTATGTTTGATTTCTTCGCAAAACAGTGAGGATCGTCATAATGATACGTAT
This genomic stretch from Chlamydiales bacterium STE3 harbors:
- a CDS encoding putative penicillin-binding protein 2 (transglycosylase/transpeptidase) (Product derived from UniProtKB/Trembl:Q6MEG2;Gene name derived from UniProtKB/Trembl:Q6MEG2) — translated: MIEKGRKRLFILSLAVFFLFSLLLVQFFHIQILEGVKWSKIADRQHFFEVKEPAARGAFYANHAVKKIGEEKNQKFVVDIEKYHLHIDPNSIPEAKKKAIADQLIAILDVPARQKSSFKKQFYKKSRNRKLQMWLKFDTKERILKWWGPFAKENKIARNALYFVSDYQRSYPFGPLLGQVLHTVQNVKDENEQAVPTGGLELYLNSYLQGKPGKKKLMRSPRHAMEIDDVSVYPQNGADVYLTVNHVLQAIAEEELAKGVKQFKAKGGWVVMMQPFTGEIYVLAQYPFFDPSYYQKYFNDPLLIEHTKVKAATDANEPGSVMKAVTVALALVANDELQDRGEAPLFDPEEKMATANGVFPGRSKPITDTRLYSFLNMEMAIQKSSNIYVSRLVEKIIARLGPNWYRKKLQTIFGFGLKTGIELPAESAGFLPSLGKTYSNGAMEWSLATPFSMAFGHNLLANSLQLLRSYAVIVNGGFLVKPTLVKKIVRKGEEKDEILLSHENRKNFPRVLSEKISKRVMRSLKFPTKTGGTARKADISGFTQGGKTSTAKKIIHGIYSETCYVASFMGFAPATNPEFLMIVSLDEPEYGYIPGVGKNHNGGTCAAPIFREIAKRSLDYLGVIPDDPYGYPVGDPRAMKEKADWWDETRKLQEKYEKWNNNSKTKALVK
- a CDS encoding hypothetical protein (Product derived from UniProtKB/Trembl:Q6MEG3), with amino-acid sequence MKLLSHIFICLFALTLALYTYIDHLNKVIEERLKIPILKKELREIKEKNTLLQYEVDRFESPSHLMELVKRNEYSHLKFPINSEITVIEVR
- a CDS encoding Ribosomal RNA small subunit methyltransferase H (Product derived from UniProtKB/Swiss-Prot:Q6MEG4;Gene name derived from UniProtKB/Swiss-Prot:Q6MEG4;EC number derived from UniProtKB/Swiss-Prot:Q6MEG4) translates to MNAHQSVLLDECLNIFKDKPLKTFVDGTLGAGGHAEAFLKQHPELQQFVGVDQDEIALKIASKRLAPYEEKTLFFHKNFAEIEEILTLANVKHVEGILVDLGVSSMQLDMPEKGFSFLRDGPLDMRMDQRQTLTAEEIVNSWGERDLGHILKVYGEEKKWRKVVQVIIRERKLKPIKTTLELVALLDPVLREPIWLKKSKIHPLTRTFQAIRIAVNQELRKLEQFLAASLKVLSPGGRLAVITFHSLEDRIVKHFFKDAESDKISTSGIGGMFLDKIPEAVVLTRKPVEPSTEEMEMNPRSRSAKLRAIEKL
- a CDS encoding Uncharacterized protein (Product derived from UniProtKB/Trembl:F8L0Z6), with product MATIDQLDMSVHSNYALRIMLTEQINSQLRLTEASSIPPQIQMVDIYPKLSELDLLLGIVPLATPWAFFYPPKKFQTIRRNPFSFFRVGPSFGSLEHQAEEEAKLAQIPVNTSEEIAEKQILSGCLKQMNKINDMLSYIIGRMGQFLQG
- a CDS encoding Uncharacterized protein (Product derived from UniProtKB/Trembl:F8L0Z7), whose amino-acid sequence is MSKINWQRSLGWSEDQLEDLRYAGYAYIRQGKYDIALSFFEALTVLDPSSSYDAQTLGAIYLQMNNPIKALKCFDKALKLEAEHAPTLLNVTKALFMIGKKGEGLKLAHILEREPDREIANVAKALILAYS
- a CDS encoding hypothetical protein (Product derived from UniProtKB/Swiss-Prot:Q58466;Uncharacterized protein MJ1066); the encoded protein is MDFFPYAKQSIDENDLQAVSKSLMAPVITRGSRVKEFEERIARYVGASFAVAFSSGSTALAGAYKAAGMNASDQIIVTPNTFIATVAAGTELGAKPLFIDINRSSGNMDLNLIKNNLEHQSTRGKLFILPVHFSGIAVDIPLLDKSIKTSKVTIIEDAAHALGSYYPNGKKVGSCCSSLMTIFSFHPVKQITSGEGGMVTTNDPEMYHRLQVIRNSGIVREQKYLKGKEAPWYYEVVIPSNNYHLTEMQAALGISQLKKIESFIAKRRQLVKRYRSNLEGLPGIKLFDKKYDSQSAYHLFVVQIDETRFGISKTMLMSELKRKNIGTQYHYLPLYKMPCYSYMGDISEYFPEMEKYYREALSFPLYYELTEENVDYICDSLKKILKI